The proteins below come from a single Tissierella sp. MB52-C2 genomic window:
- a CDS encoding ABC transporter ATP-binding protein, producing the protein MNIIEIKNISKKFEDKLVLDNISFNIEEGDIFGLIGPNGAGKSTLINIMTGLLDSNNGSISIGGFDIKKEPLKAKEFLGLVPQELALMENISAYDNLEFFGSLYGLKRKTLKEKIGYALDITGLTEKRNDKVKKFSGGMKRRLNLAAAIMHEPKVLILDEPTVGIDPQSRNHIFEFIKSVNRERNATILYTSHYMEEVEYLCNNIFIMDEGKEIAYGNKKTVKSMISDNNKVNLRVDKINKDLISNIELMDSVINCDTSPDEIKLLVKGDTFKLEPLLKILEKNNSIIKSINVDEPNLEEVFLSLTGKNLRD; encoded by the coding sequence GATAATATTTCTTTTAATATTGAAGAAGGAGATATTTTTGGTTTAATTGGCCCAAATGGTGCTGGAAAATCTACATTGATAAATATTATGACTGGATTACTAGATTCTAATAATGGTAGTATTTCAATTGGTGGATTTGATATAAAAAAAGAACCATTAAAGGCAAAGGAATTTCTAGGATTAGTACCACAGGAATTAGCCTTAATGGAAAATATATCTGCCTATGATAATTTAGAATTCTTTGGCAGCCTATATGGCTTAAAGAGAAAAACCCTAAAAGAAAAAATTGGTTATGCCTTAGATATTACTGGGCTTACTGAAAAGAGAAATGATAAGGTAAAGAAGTTTTCTGGTGGAATGAAAAGAAGGCTCAATCTTGCTGCTGCCATAATGCATGAACCAAAAGTATTAATCCTTGATGAGCCTACAGTAGGTATCGACCCTCAGTCAAGAAATCATATTTTTGAATTTATTAAATCTGTGAATAGAGAAAGAAATGCTACTATTCTTTATACTTCACATTATATGGAAGAAGTAGAATACCTTTGTAACAATATCTTTATAATGGATGAAGGTAAGGAAATAGCATATGGAAATAAAAAGACAGTAAAATCTATGATTAGTGATAATAATAAAGTTAATTTAAGAGTTGACAAAATCAACAAGGATTTAATAAGTAATATTGAGCTAATGGATTCAGTAATAAATTGTGATACTTCCCCGGATGAAATCAAACTCTTAGTTAAGGGAGATACTTTTAAATTAGAACCCTTATTAAAGATTCTTGAAAAAAATAACTCTATAATAAAAAGTATTAATGTCGACGAGCCAAATCTAGAGGAAGTATTTTTAAGCCTTACTGGAAAGAATTTACGGGATTAG